CAGCTTTGGTTACTTTCGCCATCGTTGGCATTTTAAAAATAAATCTTCCCATTTTCAAATTTTCCGATCCAAATTTCCTGATTAACGGGTGGGGAATAAAGTTTACTGAAAATAAGATTACGGGAGGATTTTTTGGCGCAGTTTTACTATTTGTGTATTCTTGTCAGGGATATTATATGACCATTGCGTATGGTCGAAATTCCAAGAATGCAAGAAAGGATATCCCTATCGTTTTGATTATGGCGGTTCCCACGCTTATCATTTTGTATGTAGGCGTTGCTTTGGCTGGGGTTGGTGTTATGAGCGTCGCAGATTATGGCAACTCCAGTACGCTGGTTTTTGCAGCACAGAGAATTTTCCCTTCCTGGCTGTATTATGCATTCATTATTTGTGGTCCCATCATGGCCTTATTGTCCACCCTGAATTCCAGTTTTGCCTACAATGCTATCACAATCGGCCAATCCTGTGACGACGGTTGGCTGCCAAAGGCATTCGGCAAAACAAATAAAAAAGATGCTCGTGTCAATGTTTTGACCTTTATGTATCTCTTGGGTATTATTCCCATCATTTTCCGCTTGTCGATCACTACTATCGTAAACATGGTACAGCTGTTCATGTCTTTTTTTGCATTCCTTAATTTTGTTGCATTCATAAAGATGCCTAAGAAGTATCCGGATGCATGGAAGAAAGCACGCTTCCATGTTTCTAATGGCTGGTACATTACAATCTGTGTTGCATCTTTGATCGGTTACATCATCGTATTCTGGAAATCTTGTCTTTCAATGAGTACAACGCTTGCTATCGGTAATGTTGTCATCCTGTTACTTATGACTGGAATCGGTATTTGGCGTTCCAAGACCGGTAATATCGAGATTCATACTTCTGTTTGGGCAGAAGATTAATTTCACTGCAGAATTTCTAAACTTGCGTTTATAACTTTTCCATACCCCTTGGGGTATGGAAGAAGTTGCTAATAATAGGTGTATTTCATAATTGGAGGTATAGTTTTATGAAAATCACAAGTATTGAGTGTTATTTGGGTTATGCCG
This is a stretch of genomic DNA from Sediminispirochaeta bajacaliforniensis DSM 16054. It encodes these proteins:
- a CDS encoding APC family permease; translation: MGIKVIKEAAPKSGTLGRPELFALAIGQVIGAGVITLIVPAIKMTGYSAWLAYFAAIIIGFIMILPTVFISSTLRLGGGNYSMLCDLAGPTVSGIFAFSYLTQCLSTALFGVAAAAYLGDVIPVLGGPVARAIVGVSLLTIFYVVNIRGIDMMAKAQKAMTWMLIAALVTFAIVGILKINLPIFKFSDPNFLINGWGIKFTENKITGGFFGAVLLFVYSCQGYYMTIAYGRNSKNARKDIPIVLIMAVPTLIILYVGVALAGVGVMSVADYGNSSTLVFAAQRIFPSWLYYAFIICGPIMALLSTLNSSFAYNAITIGQSCDDGWLPKAFGKTNKKDARVNVLTFMYLLGIIPIIFRLSITTIVNMVQLFMSFFAFLNFVAFIKMPKKYPDAWKKARFHVSNGWYITICVASLIGYIIVFWKSCLSMSTTLAIGNVVILLLMTGIGIWRSKTGNIEIHTSVWAED